The proteins below come from a single Microtus ochrogaster isolate Prairie Vole_2 chromosome 8, MicOch1.0, whole genome shotgun sequence genomic window:
- the LOC101982662 gene encoding olfactory receptor 6-like, with protein sequence MLDMNITLVSEFILVGFPTAPWLQVLLFFLFLVVYMLIIAENLVIIFTVWVTGSLHKPMYYFLSSMSFLEIWYVSVTVPKMLDGFLLQRRHISFTGCMTQLYFFISLACTECVLLAAMAYDRYVAICHPLRYPVIMTTVYCIQLMALSYFSGFMVSVVKVYFISHVAFCGSNVMNHFFCDISPILKLACKDMSTAELVDFALAIVILVFPLITTVLSYIYIVSTILRIPSTQGRKKAFSTCASHLTVVVIYYTAMIFMYVRPRAIASFNSNKLISAVYAVLTPMLNPFIYCLRNQEVKNAIKKTLGGGQCFVLS encoded by the coding sequence ATGCTGGACATGAACATTACTCTGGTCAGTGAGTTCATCCTGGTGGGCTTCCCTACAGCCCCTTGGCTACAGGTTCTtctattcttccttttccttgttgTCTATATGTTGATTATAGCAGAGAATCTTGTAATTATATTCACTGTCTGGGTAACTGGCTCCCTCCATAAGCCTATGTACTATTTCCTAAGTAGCATGTCCTTTCTAGAGATATGGTATGTCTCTGTCACAGTCCCGAAGATGCTAGATGGATTTCTCCTGCAGAGACGGCACATCTCCTTCACGGGCTGCATGACCCAGCTCTACTTCTTCATCTCACTTGCCTGCACAGAGTGTGTGCTCCTGGCAGctatggcctatgaccgctatgtggccatctgccacCCTCTCCGATATCCAGTCATTATGACCACAGTTTACTGTATACAGCTGATGGCCCTTTCCTATTTTAGTGGTTTCATGGTTTCTGTTgtcaaggtttattttatttcacatgttgCTTTCTGTGGCTCTAATGTCATGAACCACTTTTTCTGTGATATCTCACCAATCCTTAAATTGGCCTGCAAAGACATGTCCACAGCTGAGTTAGTAGACTTTGCTTTGGCTATTGTCATCCTTGTCTTTCCACTTATTACCACTGTGCTCTCCTATATCTACATAGTGTCCACCATTCTGCGCATACCCTCCacccagggaagaaagaaagccttCTCTACTTGTGCCTCTCACCTCACTGTGGTTGTAATTTATTACACAGCCATGATTTTCATGTATGTCCGACCCAGAGCTATTGCATCTTTTAATTCCAACAAGCTCATCTCTGCTGTGTATGCTGTACTTACACCCATGCTGAATCCTTTCATCTACTGCCTAAGGAATCAGGAAGTCAAGAATGCTATCAAGAAGACCTTGGGAGGTGGTCAGTGTTTCGTGCTTAGCTGA
- the LOC101982374 gene encoding olfactory receptor 226: MERRNHSGRVSEFVLLGFPAPAPLRALLFFFSLLAYVLVLTENALIITAVRNHHTLHKPMYFFLANMSFLEIWYVTVTIPKMLAGFIGSDQNHGQLISFEGCMTQLYFFLGLGCTECVLLAVMAYDRYVAICHPLHYPVIVSSRLCVQMAAGSWAGGFGISMVKVFLISRLSYCGPNTINHFFCDVSPLLNLSCTDMSTAELTDFILAIFILLGPLSVTGASYMAITGAVMRIPSAAGRHKAFSTCASHLTVVIIFYAASIFIYARPKALSAFDTNKLVSVLYAVIVPLLNPIIYCLRNQEVKRALRRTLHLYQGQDTNAKKSGRDG; this comes from the coding sequence ATGGAACGAAGGAACCACAGTGGGCGAGTGAGTGAATTTGTGTTGCTGGGTTTTCCAGCTCCTGCGCCACTGCGAGcactactgtttttcttttctctgctggcCTATGTTTTGGTGCTGACTGAAAATGCACTCATCATTACAGCAGTTAGAAACCACCACACGCTCCACAAACCTATGTATTTTTTCTTGGCTAATATGTCATTCCTGGAGATTTGGTATGTTACTGTCACAATTCCTAAGATGCTTGCTGGCTTCATTGGTTCCGATCAGAACCATGGACAGCTGATTTCCTTTGAGGGTTGCATGACACAGCTCTACTTTTTCCTGGGCCTGGGCTGCACTGAATGTGTCCTCCTTGCTGtcatggcctatgatcgctatgtGGCTATCTGTCATCCCCTCCATTACCCTGTCATTGTCAGCAGCCGGTTATGTGTGCAGATGGCAGCTGGATCCTGGGCTGGAGGATTTGGCATCTCCATGGTCAAAGTTTTCCTCATTTCTCGCCTTTCTTATTGCGGCCCCAACACCATCAACCACTTTTTCTGTGACGTTTCTCCATTGCTCAACCTCTCATGCACTGACATGTCCACAGCAGAACTTACAGATTTTATCCTGGCCATTTTTATTCTGCTGGGGCCACTCTCTGTCACTGGAGCCTCCTACATGGCCATCACTGGCGCTGTGATGCGCATCCCTTCAGCTGCTGGCCGCCATAAAGCCTTTTCGACCTGTGCCTCCCATCTTACTGTTGTGATTATCTTCTACGCAGCCAGTATCTTCATCTATGCCAGGCCTAAGGCACTCTCAGCTTTTGATACCAACAAGTTGGTCTCTGTACTCTATGCAGTCATTGTACCATTACTCAATCCCATCATATACTGCTTGCGCAACCAAGAGGTCAAAAGAGCCTTGCGTCGCACTCTGCATCTGTACCAGGGTCAGGATACTAATGCCAAGAAATCTGGCAGAGATGGTTAG